One segment of Panicum virgatum strain AP13 chromosome 1K, P.virgatum_v5, whole genome shotgun sequence DNA contains the following:
- the LOC120645377 gene encoding 40S ribosomal protein S30-like — translation MGKVHGSLARAGKVRGQTPKVAKQDKKKKPRGRAYKRMQYNRRFVTAVVGFGKKRGPNSSEK, via the exons atgg GTAAGGTTCACGGATCGCTGGCCCGCGCTGGGAAGGTGCGTGGGCAGACGCCCAAGGTGGCGAAgcaggacaagaagaagaagccccGCGGCCGCGCCTACAAGCGCATGCAGTACAACCGCCGCTTCGTCACCGCCGTCGTCGGGTTCGGCAAGAAGCGCGGCCCCAACTCCTCCGAGAAGTAG
- the LOC120645370 gene encoding 18S rRNA (guanine-N(7))-methyltransferase RID2-like — protein sequence MPRPEFQAPPDVFYNESEARKYTTSSRIIEIQSRISERALELLALPNDGVPKLLLDIGCGSGLSGETLTEHGHHWIGYDISKSMLDVALERETEGDLLLADMGQGLGLRPGVIDGAISISAVQWLCNADKSSHDPRLRLKAFFGSLYRCLARGARAVLQFYADNVKQSEMIVTFAMRAGFAGGVVVDWPHSSKAKKSYLVLTCGPPSINTSLPKGKGENGEMCSDDDDESSDEDGDKTVGIYERNRSKKRQKTKKNGKGKDWLLKKKEQMRRRGHDVPADTKYTGRKRKTYF from the exons ATGCCACGGCCGGAGTTTCAGGCGCCGCCGGATGTGTTCTACAACGAATCGGAGGCCCGCAAGTACACCACCTCCTCGCGTATCATCGAAATCCAG TCGAGGATTTCGGAGAGGGCGCTGGAGCTGCTCGCTCTCCCCAACGATGGCGTCCCCAAGCTGCTTCTCGACATAG GATGCGGTTCTGGACTTAGTGGCGAGACATTGACGGAGCATGGCCACCACTGGATTGGCTATGATATTTCGAAGTCTATGCTCG ATGTTGCCTTGGAGCGTGAAACAGAAGGTGACCTACTACTTGCAGATATGGGTCAG GGACTGGGCTTGCGACCAGGAGTTATTGATGGTGCAATTAGTATTTCAGCAGTTCAG TGGTTATGCAATGCTGACAAATCCTCTCATGATCCAAGACTGCGGTTAAA GGCTTTCTTTGGTTCGTTATATAGATGCCTAGCTAGGGGAGCAAGAGCTGTTCTACAATTTTATGCTGATAATGTGAAGCAGAGTGAAATGATTGTGACTTTTGCCATGCGTGCTGGTTTTGCTGGTGGAGTGGTTGTTGACTGGCCTCATAG TTCAAAAGCAAAGAAGTCCTACCTTGTCCTCACTTGTGGCCCGCCTTCGATTAATACATCGCTTCCAAAGGGTAAAGGTGAAAATGGCGAGATGTGcagcgacgatgatgacgagagcagtgatgaagatggtgacAAAACA GTGGGCATATATGAAAGAAATAGGTcgaagaagaggcagaagaCGAAAAAGAATGGGAAAGGCAAGGATTGGCTCTTGAAGAAAAAAGAGCAGATGAGAAGAAGAGGCCATGATGTGCCGGCCGACACGAAGTACACAGGGCGGAAGCGGAAGACCTACTTCTAA
- the LOC120645395 gene encoding uncharacterized protein LOC120645395 — MAGARVVAVATPAAPPRAAGPMSNSAQRRSSLFRVSCRYRPRVATRSGAARGRARLSSRDPADAETDAGAGRVLEDDSSYLWTLGLGSVGGAAVIKYGSILLPDITRPNIVLALLMVSLPVVAAVLILLKASSSED; from the exons ATGGCGGGTGCCCGCGTGGTCGCCGTGGCcactccggccgcgccgccccgagccgccgGTCCCATGTCCAACTCGGCGCAGCGACGCAGCAGCCTCTTCCGCGTGAGCTGCCGGTATCGCCCACGCGTGGCCAcgaggagcggcgccgcccgcggtcGCGCGCGCCTCTCCAGCCGCGACCCCGCTGACGCCGAAACCGACGCGGGCGCGGGGCGAGTCCTCGAG GATGACTCGAGCTACCTGTGGACATTGGGGCTTGGATCCGTTGGTGGCGCTGCGGTTATAAAGTACGGAAGCATCCTGCTCCCTGACATCACAAGGCCAAACATTGTGCTAGCTCTGCTGATGGTGTCCCTGCCCGTCGTAGCTGCAGTCTTGATTTTGCTCAAGGCGAGCTCGTCGGAGGACTGA